In a genomic window of Micromonospora cremea:
- a CDS encoding NAD-dependent epimerase/dehydratase family protein: MTPGSTSGAPGVVVVTGVGRYLGAHVAARLAADPRIERVIGVDAPDPGAEFTDLLDRVERIRVDAGSLGGLLADLDVDALVHLALVSAPDPQHGGRSAMKDQNVIGTMQLLAACQRAPRLRKLVVRSSTAAYGVSFRDPAVFTEETEPREVPRGGFGRDILDVEGYVRGFRRRRPDVTATVLRFAPFIGSTADTTLTRYFAQPLVPTVFGRDPRLQFLHFDDALEVLHRSIVEDHPGTYNVAGPGVLSLSQAIRRAGRVAVPVLEPGLSGAAALARSMGFGRYGLDQVDLFVHGRVVDTTRLEREYGFTPRSTAAAFDDFIRAHHGGVVVTRDHLAAAEQLVLDGIRQVRSAMRERS; encoded by the coding sequence ATGACCCCCGGTAGCACCTCAGGTGCTCCGGGGGTCGTCGTCGTCACCGGGGTCGGTCGTTACCTGGGCGCCCACGTGGCGGCCCGGCTGGCCGCCGACCCGCGCATCGAGCGGGTCATCGGGGTGGACGCGCCGGACCCCGGCGCCGAGTTCACCGACCTGCTGGACCGCGTCGAACGGATCCGCGTCGACGCCGGCTCGCTCGGCGGGCTCCTCGCCGACCTGGACGTCGACGCGCTGGTGCACCTCGCGCTGGTCAGCGCCCCCGACCCTCAGCACGGTGGCCGGTCGGCCATGAAGGACCAGAACGTCATCGGCACCATGCAGCTGCTCGCCGCCTGTCAACGGGCGCCCCGGCTGCGCAAGCTGGTGGTCCGCTCGTCGACCGCCGCGTACGGCGTGTCGTTCCGGGACCCGGCGGTGTTCACCGAGGAGACCGAGCCACGCGAGGTGCCGCGCGGCGGTTTCGGCCGCGACATCCTCGACGTCGAGGGGTACGTCCGCGGCTTCCGGCGTCGCCGACCCGACGTCACCGCGACGGTGCTGCGCTTCGCCCCGTTCATCGGCTCGACCGCCGACACGACGTTGACCCGCTACTTCGCGCAGCCGCTGGTGCCCACCGTTTTCGGCCGCGATCCCCGCTTGCAGTTCCTGCACTTCGACGACGCGCTGGAGGTGCTGCACCGGTCGATCGTGGAGGATCACCCCGGCACCTACAACGTCGCCGGCCCGGGGGTGCTCTCACTGTCCCAGGCGATCCGGCGCGCCGGTCGTGTGGCCGTCCCGGTGCTGGAGCCGGGCCTCTCCGGCGCTGCCGCGCTGGCCCGCAGCATGGGCTTCGGCCGCTACGGCCTGGACCAGGTCGATCTCTTCGTGCACGGCCGGGTGGTCGACACCACCCGGCTGGAGCGGGAGTACGGCTTCACGCCCCGCTCCACCGCCGCGGCCTTCGACGACTTCATCCGCGCCCACCATGGAGGGGTGGTGGTCACCCGGGACCACCTGGCCGCCGCTGAGCAGCTCGTCCTGGACGGCATCCGGCAGGTCCGCTCCGCCATGCGGGAGCGGTCGTGA
- a CDS encoding 30S ribosomal protein bS22, which yields MGSVVKKRRKRMAKKKHRKLLRKTRVQRRRLGK from the coding sequence ATGGGCTCGGTGGTCAAGAAGCGCCGCAAGCGCATGGCTAAGAAGAAGCACCGCAAGCTGCTGCGCAAGACCCGCGTCCAGCGTCGCCGTCTCGGCAAGTGA
- a CDS encoding helix-turn-helix domain-containing protein: MAGSQSDGRLSEVKFLTVAEVATVMRVSKMTVYRLVHSGELTAVRVGRSFRVPEHAVHEYLRGAFQETA; encoded by the coding sequence ATGGCCGGGTCGCAGTCCGACGGACGGCTGTCGGAGGTCAAGTTCCTCACCGTTGCCGAGGTGGCGACGGTGATGCGGGTGTCGAAGATGACGGTCTATCGCCTGGTGCACAGCGGTGAACTCACCGCGGTCCGGGTCGGCCGGTCGTTCCGGGTGCCTGAGCACGCGGTGCACGAATATCTCCGGGGTGCGTTTCAGGAGACCGCCTGA
- a CDS encoding ABC transporter permease, giving the protein MRVAEAWRVALDALRANRLRSALTMLGVIIGVASVVLLVAIGTGTKQKVEQQVEGLGSNLLLVVPGRIEVGTAPVVSPLTLKDVDAVTRVVGDPDRVAVTIASGATARAGARSDFTTVQGVLETTPAVFTRSLARGRYLTGTDVDTSRRVAVLGDSVARALFPDRDPLGQQVTLAGVRFRVIGVFAPLGQSLGVDRDDEVHVPVTAAQRLWGTQRVDGIAVKAPDRERIDELGERIVAELNRRHPDTEFSAVTQQQILGVLGDILGVLTGVLAAIAGISLLVGGVGVSNIMLVSVRERTREIGLRKAVGARPRDIGVQFLLEAVLLTTIGGLTGMALGVGTALLVDALSPIPAAITWWSLALAFGVSAAVGIVFGVVPAQRAGRLDPVVALRAE; this is encoded by the coding sequence GTGAGGGTCGCCGAGGCGTGGCGGGTGGCGCTGGACGCGTTACGGGCCAACCGTTTGCGCAGCGCGCTGACCATGCTCGGGGTGATCATCGGGGTGGCCTCGGTGGTCCTGCTGGTGGCCATCGGCACCGGCACCAAGCAGAAGGTGGAGCAGCAGGTCGAGGGGCTCGGCTCCAACCTGCTGCTGGTGGTCCCCGGCAGGATCGAGGTGGGCACCGCGCCGGTGGTCTCGCCGCTGACGCTCAAGGACGTGGACGCGGTCACCCGGGTGGTGGGAGATCCCGATCGGGTGGCGGTCACCATCGCCTCCGGGGCGACCGCGCGGGCCGGCGCCCGCTCCGACTTCACCACCGTGCAGGGCGTACTGGAGACCACCCCGGCGGTGTTCACCCGGTCGCTGGCCCGGGGCCGCTACCTCACCGGCACGGACGTGGACACCAGCCGGCGGGTGGCGGTGCTCGGCGACTCGGTGGCCCGCGCTCTCTTTCCCGACCGGGACCCGCTCGGGCAGCAGGTGACGCTGGCCGGCGTGCGGTTCCGGGTGATCGGCGTCTTCGCGCCGCTCGGGCAGAGCCTCGGCGTCGACCGGGACGACGAGGTGCACGTGCCGGTGACCGCCGCGCAACGGCTCTGGGGCACTCAGCGGGTGGACGGCATCGCGGTGAAGGCGCCGGACCGGGAGCGCATCGACGAGCTGGGCGAGCGGATCGTCGCCGAGCTCAACCGCCGGCATCCGGACACCGAGTTCAGCGCGGTCACCCAGCAGCAGATCCTCGGCGTGCTCGGCGACATCCTCGGCGTGCTCACCGGCGTGCTGGCTGCCATCGCCGGCATCTCGCTGCTCGTCGGCGGGGTCGGCGTCTCCAACATCATGCTGGTCAGCGTCCGGGAGCGGACGCGGGAGATCGGGCTGCGCAAGGCCGTCGGTGCCCGTCCCCGCGATATCGGTGTGCAGTTCCTGTTGGAGGCGGTGCTGCTCACCACGATCGGCGGGCTGACCGGGATGGCGCTCGGCGTGGGCACCGCACTGCTGGTGGACGCGCTGTCACCGATCCCGGCGGCGATCACCTGGTGGTCGTTGGCGCTCGCGTTCGGCGTGTCGGCGGCGGTGGGCATCGTCTTCGGGGTGGTTCCCGCGCAGCGCGCCGGCCGGCTCGACCCGGTGGTCGCGCTGCGCGCAGAGTGA
- a CDS encoding ABC transporter ATP-binding protein — protein sequence MTGFPPAIEAVDVSRTYQLDGVSIEALRGVSLVVRPGDYVALVGPSGSGKSTLMHLLGGLDRPTGGRLVIGGRDVNALSPPEMATLRNETIGFVFQAFHLLPRTSAVENVALPLVYRGVSARQRRERAAAMLGRVGLGHRLDHRPNQMSGGEQQRVAIARALVTEPTVLLADEPTGNLDSVTGAAVLELLELLNAESGVALVMVTHDQEVAARARRRITMRDGVVVADSATDDGATHLHDRPLSVDHGRPATLVPAPSAEPRSVSGSGPGHPSGGSGGAAGATGRLPHPPVSSRGTDDAGVVTGDGSES from the coding sequence GTGACCGGCTTCCCGCCGGCGATCGAGGCGGTGGACGTGTCCCGGACGTACCAGCTGGACGGGGTGTCGATCGAGGCGCTGCGCGGCGTGTCGCTGGTCGTGCGGCCGGGTGACTACGTGGCGCTGGTCGGGCCGTCCGGGTCGGGCAAGTCCACTCTCATGCACCTCCTCGGCGGGCTCGACCGGCCCACCGGGGGCCGGCTGGTGATCGGCGGTCGGGACGTCAACGCCCTGTCTCCGCCGGAGATGGCCACCCTGCGCAACGAGACGATCGGCTTCGTCTTCCAGGCGTTCCACCTGCTGCCGCGTACCTCGGCGGTGGAGAACGTGGCGTTGCCGCTGGTCTACCGGGGTGTGTCGGCCCGGCAGCGCCGGGAGCGGGCCGCGGCGATGCTCGGCCGGGTCGGCCTCGGGCACCGGCTGGACCACCGGCCCAACCAGATGTCGGGCGGCGAGCAGCAGCGGGTGGCGATCGCCCGTGCGCTGGTCACCGAGCCGACGGTGCTGCTGGCCGACGAGCCCACCGGCAACCTGGACAGCGTCACGGGCGCGGCGGTTCTGGAGCTGCTGGAGCTGCTGAACGCCGAGTCCGGGGTGGCGCTGGTGATGGTCACCCACGACCAGGAGGTCGCGGCTCGGGCCCGCCGCCGGATCACCATGCGCGACGGCGTGGTGGTGGCGGACAGCGCCACCGACGACGGCGCCACCCACCTGCATGATCGACCGCTGTCCGTTGATCATGGTCGACCTGCGACACTGGTCCCCGCTCCCAGCGCGGAGCCCCGGTCCGTGTCCGGAAGCGGCCCGGGGCACCCGTCCGGTGGCTCTGGTGGCGCCGCCGGAGCCACCGGGCGCCTTCCGCACCCGCCGGTCAGCAGCCGTGGGACCGATGACGCCGGCGTGGTGACCGGCGACGGGAGCGAGTCGTGA
- a CDS encoding efflux RND transporter periplasmic adaptor subunit has product MRRTQSPRPTHVTRPRLLTALTAVAVLTATTAASCGDDQPPVTLASAARNPVTEVIDAPATVTARAAATLTAPADGTLSSLRVEPGQRVKRGQVLAVVASPSAQARLRQAREALDAARRAGRGVSTGDLTGSRRGTDKAADEAFDAARKAAEKIADPRLRDALLTQVTSAQRQYAAAARTADQAVRAVQRGISGLNSAVGALSAAQRLQAQQAYDLAKATVDALTLRAPIAGVVQPGGTRSGGGPTGGLAGLLEQVGGAQAAGIDPSVLAPGQGGPPAGVDDAVAVGGQVAAGTPVLTVVDTGQLGLLAEVDETDVLLVRAGVTATVELDAVTGASYDATVRSVDVLPTNSAQGGVTYRVRLALGAGKLAEDEPAPTPRPGMNAIVHLRVREATDAVTVPASAVFSADGRDAVWVVRDGRADRAPVTVGVQGSDLVQILDGVQAGDRVVVRGADQVRDGQEVR; this is encoded by the coding sequence GTGCGCCGCACCCAGTCGCCGCGGCCTACCCACGTCACGCGGCCCCGCCTGCTCACCGCCCTGACCGCCGTCGCCGTCCTCACCGCCACCACCGCCGCCTCGTGCGGCGACGACCAGCCGCCCGTCACGCTCGCCTCGGCCGCCCGCAACCCGGTCACCGAGGTGATCGACGCGCCGGCGACGGTGACCGCCCGCGCCGCCGCCACCCTGACCGCCCCCGCCGACGGCACCCTGTCCAGCCTGCGCGTCGAGCCGGGCCAGCGGGTGAAGCGAGGCCAGGTGCTCGCCGTGGTCGCCTCCCCGTCGGCGCAGGCCCGGCTGCGCCAGGCCCGGGAAGCGCTGGACGCCGCCAGGCGCGCCGGCCGGGGTGTCTCCACCGGCGACCTGACCGGCAGTCGGCGCGGCACCGACAAGGCCGCCGACGAGGCGTTCGACGCGGCCCGCAAGGCCGCCGAGAAGATCGCCGACCCGCGGCTGCGGGACGCGCTGCTGACCCAGGTGACCTCCGCCCAGCGGCAGTACGCCGCCGCCGCGCGCACCGCCGACCAGGCCGTCCGAGCGGTGCAGCGGGGGATCAGCGGGCTGAACTCCGCCGTCGGCGCGCTGTCCGCGGCGCAACGGCTGCAGGCCCAGCAGGCGTACGACCTGGCGAAGGCGACCGTCGACGCGCTGACCCTGCGCGCCCCGATCGCCGGGGTGGTGCAGCCGGGCGGCACCCGGAGCGGCGGCGGCCCGACCGGTGGCCTCGCCGGGCTGCTCGAGCAGGTCGGTGGCGCCCAGGCGGCCGGGATCGACCCGTCGGTGCTGGCACCCGGCCAGGGCGGGCCACCCGCAGGGGTGGACGACGCGGTCGCGGTGGGCGGCCAGGTCGCCGCTGGTACGCCGGTGCTGACGGTGGTGGACACCGGGCAGCTGGGGCTGCTGGCCGAGGTGGACGAGACCGACGTGCTGCTGGTCAGGGCCGGTGTGACCGCGACGGTCGAGCTGGACGCCGTCACCGGCGCCAGCTACGACGCCACGGTCCGCTCGGTCGACGTGCTTCCCACCAACTCCGCCCAGGGCGGTGTCACCTACCGGGTACGCCTGGCGCTGGGCGCCGGGAAGCTGGCCGAGGACGAGCCGGCCCCGACGCCGCGCCCCGGCATGAACGCGATCGTCCACCTGCGGGTGCGCGAGGCCACCGACGCGGTGACCGTCCCCGCCTCGGCGGTCTTCTCCGCCGACGGCCGGGACGCCGTCTGGGTCGTCCGCGACGGCAGGGCGGACCGGGCGCCGGTGACCGTCGGCGTCCAGGGGTCGGACCTGGTGCAGATCCTCGACGGCGTGCAGGCCGGCGACCGGGTCGTGGTGCGTGGCGCCGACCAGGTCCGCGACGGCCAGGAGGTGCGGTGA
- a CDS encoding YrdB family protein, whose protein sequence is MIRAFGLLLVFLLELAVLAIGARWGWSLNVPTAVRLLAAVGVPLLLAGLWGVLGSPRARVPLRPPAKHAFQAGWFVLGGGMLALLGQPWLGLALVVVWAVVTILLRRAGRPA, encoded by the coding sequence GTGATCCGGGCGTTCGGGCTGCTCCTGGTCTTCCTGCTGGAGTTGGCCGTCCTGGCCATCGGCGCTCGGTGGGGCTGGTCCCTGAACGTACCCACCGCCGTCCGACTGCTCGCCGCTGTCGGTGTGCCGCTGCTGCTCGCCGGGCTCTGGGGCGTCCTCGGCTCACCTCGTGCCCGGGTCCCGCTGCGCCCACCGGCCAAGCACGCCTTCCAGGCCGGCTGGTTCGTGCTGGGCGGCGGGATGCTCGCCCTGCTCGGGCAGCCGTGGCTCGGCCTCGCCCTAGTCGTCGTCTGGGCGGTCGTCACCATCCTGCTCCGCCGCGCCGGCCGCCCGGCCTGA
- a CDS encoding TetR/AcrR family transcriptional regulator codes for MPRVGLNQQTVVREAARLADEVGYQQLTLAALASRLGVALPSLYKHVRGADALTQKLSALATAELATELTNAAVGRSGGEALRAVADAYRDYACRHPGRYPATQRVPDPADPEHVVAGERAVGAIYAVLRGYGLTGEEAVDATRALRSALHGFVSLEAAGGFGLPREVDRSYHQLVAGMDLAFRSWPRARGIVDQADQP; via the coding sequence GTGCCTAGGGTCGGCCTCAACCAGCAGACCGTGGTGCGGGAGGCGGCCCGGCTCGCCGACGAGGTCGGCTACCAGCAGCTCACCCTCGCCGCGCTCGCCAGCCGACTCGGTGTCGCGCTGCCCAGCCTCTACAAGCACGTCCGGGGTGCGGACGCGCTCACCCAGAAGCTCTCCGCGCTGGCCACCGCGGAGCTGGCCACCGAGCTGACTAACGCCGCCGTCGGCCGCTCCGGCGGGGAGGCCCTGCGGGCGGTCGCCGACGCGTACCGCGACTACGCCTGCCGGCACCCCGGTCGCTACCCGGCCACCCAGCGGGTGCCCGACCCGGCCGACCCCGAGCACGTCGTGGCGGGCGAGCGGGCGGTCGGTGCCATCTACGCGGTGCTGCGCGGGTACGGGCTCACCGGCGAAGAAGCGGTGGACGCCACCAGGGCGCTGCGCAGCGCCCTGCACGGATTCGTGTCGCTGGAGGCCGCGGGCGGCTTCGGTCTGCCCCGCGAGGTGGACCGCTCGTACCACCAACTGGTCGCCGGGATGGATCTCGCGTTCCGGTCCTGGCCCCGCGCTCGCGGCATCGTCGACCAGGCGGACCAGCCGTGA